Proteins from a genomic interval of Acidobacteriota bacterium:
- a CDS encoding histidinol phosphate phosphatase domain-containing protein — MASVERYEFHTHTLLSDGDLILSEHVRRAEKAGVTVLAVTDHADASNLEDLLKAYRRFMELEAARYAVRVIPGVELTHVPPDLIDELARQAKALGARVVGVHGETIVEPVASGTNRAAVTSRHVDFLAHPGFLSVEEARAAAAGGVCIELTARQGHCLTNGHVAQVARASGAALIVNSDAHAPEDLIDAVFAWQVARAAGLSDAEANTATLTNPRRLFERISTADG, encoded by the coding sequence ATGGCATCCGTCGAACGCTACGAGTTCCATACCCACACGCTGCTCAGCGACGGCGACCTGATTCTGTCCGAGCACGTCCGCCGCGCCGAGAAGGCCGGCGTGACGGTGCTCGCCGTGACCGACCACGCCGACGCCAGCAACCTGGAGGATCTGCTGAAGGCCTACCGGCGCTTCATGGAGCTGGAAGCCGCCCGCTACGCCGTGCGGGTGATCCCCGGCGTCGAGCTGACCCATGTGCCGCCCGACCTGATCGACGAGTTGGCCCGCCAGGCCAAGGCGCTGGGCGCGCGGGTGGTGGGCGTGCATGGCGAGACCATCGTTGAGCCGGTGGCGTCCGGGACCAATCGCGCCGCCGTGACGTCACGCCACGTGGACTTTCTTGCCCACCCCGGCTTCCTCTCCGTCGAGGAGGCGCGCGCGGCGGCGGCCGGCGGCGTCTGCATCGAGCTGACGGCGCGCCAGGGGCACTGCCTGACCAACGGCCACGTGGCCCAGGTGGCCCGCGCGTCCGGTGCGGCGCTCATCGTCAACTCCGACGCTCACGCCCCCGAGGACCTGATCGACGCCGTGTTTGCGTGGCAGGTGGCCCGGGCGGCGGGCCTGTCCGACGCGGAGGCCAACACCGCGACGCTGACCAATCCCCGACGGCTCTTCGAGCGTATATCCACTGCTGATGGTTGA
- a CDS encoding OmpH family outer membrane protein, whose amino-acid sequence MNRASMCVIAILAVLAAPAWAQSKIGFIDSNRAVVSTDEGKAEYQKIMDWAKAQDDQVRGRARLLEEKQNQLRSQQNVLTDARRDELIGEIDALDTEIKRRSEDLKKAFNQRIEDFTKRMNAKMAPLFQKFAQDNQYAAILYLNPQVIAFLNPGADVTDTVIALYNQTYPAAAPAAPATPAKK is encoded by the coding sequence ATGAACAGAGCGAGCATGTGCGTCATCGCGATCCTGGCGGTGCTGGCGGCGCCGGCATGGGCGCAGTCCAAGATCGGGTTCATCGATTCCAACCGGGCGGTGGTGAGCACCGACGAGGGTAAGGCTGAGTACCAGAAGATCATGGACTGGGCCAAGGCTCAGGACGACCAGGTCCGGGGACGGGCCCGCCTGCTGGAGGAAAAGCAGAACCAGCTCCGCAGCCAGCAGAACGTCCTCACCGACGCCCGGCGGGACGAGCTGATCGGCGAGATCGACGCCCTGGACACCGAGATCAAGCGACGCTCCGAGGACCTGAAGAAGGCTTTCAACCAGCGGATCGAGGACTTCACCAAGCGGATGAACGCGAAGATGGCGCCCCTGTTCCAGAAATTCGCGCAGGACAACCAGTATGCGGCGATCCTCTACCTCAACCCCCAGGTCATCGCCTTCCTCAACCCGGGTGCCGACGTGACGGATACGGTCATCGCCCTCTACAACCAGACCTATCCCGCCGCCGCACCGGCGGCTCCGGCGACCCCGGCGAAGAAGTAA
- a CDS encoding DUF4349 domain-containing protein, whose translation MSTSRHAAMAAGVLLAVALLLACMTSREGAPAPELQESKTVAADGGAAMAAPPGEPAAAPNTDKAARREDVQRPVEATKKKIIKTADVRMQVADYAACRKAIDAHVTAHGAYIASENENNDGHTLENTLVIRVEAERFDALLAALAGEASYLHTKSVNARDVTEEYVDVAARLRTRREVEARYVEILRQARTIPDVLAVEKELRVLREEIESAEGRLKYLNDQVDYSTIRLTVYQTLAFAPAPGEGIGSRLLAALREGWSGLVTLFVGLVYIWPFWVLVGIIVWLLVRYRRRLLARRAAAQPAAGAPKS comes from the coding sequence ATGAGCACATCGCGACACGCGGCCATGGCGGCCGGAGTGCTGCTGGCGGTGGCGCTGCTGCTGGCCTGCATGACGTCACGCGAGGGGGCGCCCGCCCCCGAGCTGCAGGAATCGAAGACCGTCGCCGCCGACGGCGGCGCGGCGATGGCCGCCCCGCCCGGGGAGCCGGCCGCGGCCCCGAACACGGACAAGGCCGCCCGGCGCGAGGACGTGCAGCGCCCCGTCGAGGCGACGAAGAAAAAGATCATCAAGACCGCCGACGTCCGCATGCAGGTGGCCGACTACGCCGCCTGCCGAAAGGCGATCGACGCTCACGTGACCGCCCACGGTGCATACATCGCCTCGGAGAACGAGAACAACGACGGCCACACCCTGGAGAACACCCTCGTCATCCGGGTGGAGGCCGAGCGCTTCGACGCGCTCCTGGCCGCACTGGCCGGCGAGGCGTCCTACCTCCACACCAAGTCGGTCAACGCCCGCGACGTGACCGAGGAGTACGTGGACGTGGCGGCCCGCCTCCGCACCCGGCGCGAGGTGGAGGCGCGGTACGTCGAGATCCTCCGTCAGGCCCGCACCATCCCCGACGTGCTGGCGGTGGAGAAGGAGCTGCGCGTGCTCCGCGAGGAGATCGAGTCCGCCGAGGGACGGCTCAAGTACCTCAACGACCAGGTGGACTACAGCACCATCCGCCTCACCGTGTACCAGACGCTCGCCTTCGCGCCGGCGCCCGGCGAGGGCATCGGCTCCCGGCTGCTGGCGGCGCTCCGCGAGGGCTGGTCCGGCCTGGTCACCCTGTTCGTGGGGCTGGTGTACATCTGGCCGTTCTGGGTGCTGGTGGGCATCATCGTGTGGCTCCTGGTCCGCTACCGCCGCCGGCTGCTGGCCCGCCGCGCCGCCGCCCAGCCGGCTGCCGGTGCGCCGAAGAGCTGA